In Haemorhous mexicanus isolate bHaeMex1 chromosome 6, bHaeMex1.pri, whole genome shotgun sequence, a single window of DNA contains:
- the INS gene encoding insulin has product MALWIRSLPLLALLALSGPGSSHAAVNQHLCGSHLVEALYLVCGERGFFYQPKARRDVEQPLVSGPLHGELGELPFQQEEFEKVKRGIVEQCCHNTCSLYQLENYCN; this is encoded by the exons atgGCTCTCTGGATCCGATCGCTgcccctcctggccctgctggccctctCGGGCCCCGGGAGCAGCCACGCCGCTGTCAACCAACACCTCTGCGGCTCCCACCTGGTGGAAGCCCTGTACCTGGTCTGCGGGGAGCGCGGCTTCTTCTACCAGCCCAAAGCCCGGCGGGACGTTGAGCAGCCCCTGG TGAGCGGTCCCTTGCACggtgagctgggagagctgcccttCCAGCAGGAGGAGTTTGAGAAAGTGAAGCGAGGGATCGTTGAGCAATGCTGCCACAACACCTGCTCCCTCTACCAGCTGGAAAACTACTGCAATTAG